Below is a window of Pseudarthrobacter equi DNA.
GGGCGCGGTGCGGCTGGGTGGCAACACGCCGGGAACCGGGATGGACGTCCGGGACGCCACGTTTGATTCCCTGCGGGACACGATGGGAATGGTCACCCAGGACGGCCACCTGTTCCACGAGACCATCGCCTCCAACCTTCGGCTTGCGCGCCCGGACGCCACGGATGATGACATGTGGGATGTCCTGCGGCAGGCACGCCTGGAGACGATGATCAGATCGCTGCCGGACGGACTCGAAACCGTGGTGGGCGAGCGCGGCTACAGGCTTTCCGGCGGTGAACGCCAGCGGCTGACCATCGCCCGGCTCCTGATCGCCCAGCCCCGGGTGGTCATCCTGGACGAGGCGACGGCGGCCCTGGACTCCACGAACGAAGCCGCGGTGCAGGCAGCCCTTGGCGCCGCCCTTGAGGGGCGTACCGCCGTCGTGATAGCGCACCGGCTGTCCACCGTCCGCGCGGCCGACGCCATCCTGGTGGTGGAGGGCGGCCACATCGTGGAACGCGGGACGCATACAGAGCTCCTGGCCGCCGAAGGCCGCTACGCGGAGCTCTACCGGACGCAGTTCGCCGAGGCCACGGCCGTCGCAGCAGAAGCCGTCCCCGAGGCCTAGCAGCCTTTCCGCCGCCGGTGGGGCGTCAGGGGCCGGGCGGGGTGGCGTCGGGCGCGGCCAGCGCGGGCAGGATGTGGTCCGTCAGCAGCGGTGCGAGGTCGCCGGGAAGGGGAGCGCCGGCACCCAGCCCGGAAGCGTCCGAACCAGCGGCTTCCGAAACGGCTCCGTCCCGGCCAGCAAGGTCCAGCCAGCGGATCTCCGCAATCTCGGCCGACGGATGGGCCTGCCACGTCCCGGGCGCCATGAACACCGTGGCCTCGATATCCGTATCGGCTTCGTTGGCGGCATCGGCAATCCATACCCCCATCAGCCGGAGCTGGCGTGGCTCGATGACGATGCCCACTTCCTCCTCCAGCTCGCGGGCCGCCGCCTGCACGGCCGTCTCGCCGGGTTCCGGTTTGCCGCCAGGGTGCATGAACATGGTGGTGCCGCGTTTGCGGACGGTGAGGAGGCGGCCGGCATCGTCAAAAACGCAGACGGCGGACACCACGATCCGGTGCTTCATGAGTCCCCATCCCGGGTCAGGTGCGTGGTGAGCAGCAGGTCCTTGTGCGGCCCGGCCACGTCCCAGCTGTAGCTGAACCGGTGCGGGCCCTCGAACGTGTAAGCCACGCGGTAGGTATCGGGATCGCACCAGTGGTTATCCAGGTTGGCCTCCGGGGCGAAGCTCATGCGGTGGAATGGCCGCCCGTCCGGGAAGAAGACGTCCAGGGCGTCCGGCCGGCCGCTGGGCCTGAGCAGGTAGTCGCGGGTGGCGGGGCCGGTGAAGGTGGGCCAGCGCATGGTGCCTTCCTCGCGAAGGTGCAGGCCGGCGTCGGGCGCTGGCGTGAAAAGTACGACGCCGGAAAAGGTTCCGCGGGTGCCGGCCGCCCGGTCCAGCAGGTCCCGTTCGACGGTCCAACGGCCGGGGCTACCCGCATCAGCTGTCCCGTCCGGTGCGCCGGCGGGGCCGAGCAGGTAGGCGCGAAGGTCAAACGCCGGGGACTCGAAATTCAAGTGCCCTCGATTGGAATCGAACCAACGACACCGGCTTTAGGAGAGCCGTGCTCTATCCACTGAGCTACGAGGGCAGGCATCCTGGGGATCGGCGGCGCCGGTCCGGACGGACACGCATACCAGCATACAAGGTACGGAGCCGTACTACGCTCAAGGCATGAGTCCTGCCCCGTCGGCCGCTCCCGCTGCCACCCTCATACCGGACACAGCATCCACCCGGCAGTACATCGGCGCGTGGTCCGTCCTGAGCGTTCTCCAGTACTTTGCGGCGGAGGCCGCCGTGGTCATGGCCTGGGCCGGTCCGCGCCCCTATGACCTGCGCACCGGCTACATCAGCGACCTTGGCGCGCTCAACTGCGGTATCTACGACGGCCGCCAGGTGTGTTCGCCGTTGAACTGGCTGATGAACGCCTCGTTCGTGGTGCAGGGGCTGGGGATGCTGCTGGGCGCGGTGCTGCTGACGTCCGGGCTGTTGTGCGTCGCGGCCCGTCCCGGTGCCCGGGTTGAGCCGGGCCGGCGCCGGCCATGGTTCGCGGCCGCCGCGGTGCGGGTGCTGACGGGAGCGGCAGGGGCGGGAACCGTGGTGGTGGGGCTCGTCCCTGAGGACGCCGGCTCCGGCTGGCACTTCGTCGGTGCCGTTACCTACTTCCTCACCGGCGCGGCGGCGCTGCTGGTGCTGGGCTTCCTCTGGCTGCGGAAGGCCCGCATGGCCTGGTTCCTCCTGGCCTGCGGGGCCGTCTCCCTGGCGGCGCTGGCAACCGGCGGCCTGACCGGCATGGACGTTCCGGAGCCCGGGACGCTGGAACGGCTCATGGGCTATCCGGTCACGGTGGGCATGGCAACGGCGGGCATCGTCATCGCACGGCGGGTCCACAGGCACCGGAAGAACCTGCGGGCCGGGCTCAGCCGGCCGTCGCGGCCTTCCGCTTCCGCGTCCCGATAACCACAGCCGCCGCGCCCGCCAAAAGGCTCAGGACCAGCAGGACCCAACCGGCTACCGTGAGGCCGGACGCGAGGGCCACCTGGCCGGCGTCGGGAGCATCCGGTCCCATCAGTGCGTCAATCGCCACGTTGGCCCAGAGCCGTACCACCACGAACAGCATGGGGAGGGACCACAGCACCCAGCGCAGGGACTTCTTGGCCACATTGGTGCCAATGAGCAGCAGCCAGGTGAACCCGAAGATCAGCGGGAACAGGATGCCGGCGGTCTTGTGGACGTAGTTGAGCTGGCCGCGCGCGTCGTCATTCATGGCGCCGCGCAGATCCTCGATGTAGGCAGGATCGAAGCCGCCCACCAGGGAGTCCGGCATGGGTTTGTCGACAGAGAGCTGGGTGAGCTGGTCCATGGTCAGCAGGTGCAGGTACCAGAACAGGAACAGGCTGGCCACCACGCCCGCGATCAGGATGAGGTTGCTGTTGTTCTGCGCTTTCTCGGGAGTGCGCGCGGTGGTGGGGTTCACCACCGGCGGGAGATGGTGCTGCGGCACGGCAGCCTTTGCGCCGTGCTTCTTGATCCGCTGGGCAGGGGTTTTGGCCATGGCTCCATTATTCCGCCCCATAGACTGAAGCCATG
It encodes the following:
- a CDS encoding NUDIX hydrolase encodes the protein MKHRIVVSAVCVFDDAGRLLTVRKRGTTMFMHPGGKPEPGETAVQAAARELEEEVGIVIEPRQLRLMGVWIADAANEADTDIEATVFMAPGTWQAHPSAEIAEIRWLDLAGRDGAVSEAAGSDASGLGAGAPLPGDLAPLLTDHILPALAAPDATPPGP
- a CDS encoding DUF6314 family protein — encoded protein: MNFESPAFDLRAYLLGPAGAPDGTADAGSPGRWTVERDLLDRAAGTRGTFSGVVLFTPAPDAGLHLREEGTMRWPTFTGPATRDYLLRPSGRPDALDVFFPDGRPFHRMSFAPEANLDNHWCDPDTYRVAYTFEGPHRFSYSWDVAGPHKDLLLTTHLTRDGDS
- a CDS encoding DUF998 domain-containing protein yields the protein MSPAPSAAPAATLIPDTASTRQYIGAWSVLSVLQYFAAEAAVVMAWAGPRPYDLRTGYISDLGALNCGIYDGRQVCSPLNWLMNASFVVQGLGMLLGAVLLTSGLLCVAARPGARVEPGRRRPWFAAAAVRVLTGAAGAGTVVVGLVPEDAGSGWHFVGAVTYFLTGAAALLVLGFLWLRKARMAWFLLACGAVSLAALATGGLTGMDVPEPGTLERLMGYPVTVGMATAGIVIARRVHRHRKNLRAGLSRPSRPSASASR